The following is a genomic window from uncultured Hyphomonas sp..
TTGTTCGGTTCAATGTCGGATGCGTCGTCGGCCATTGCCACTCATATTGGTTGTTGTCCGGCCGGCTTCAACGGCCGGCAGGCGGCAAGCATAGTCGAGACCCGGCGCAGGAGTCACGAAAGCCGCGGCAGTTTGGCAGAGCCGGCAGGAAAATGCACAGGAATTTTGGATAAAAGCGGCAGGTTCGCCTCAATGGGCGGGCTCCTGGCACACATCGACCCACGCGGCGCCGGTAATCTCGGCGATCCGCTCGGGCGCGATGCGCACGGCGGCGTTGCGGGCGCCGGCAGCGGGATAAACCACATCGAAGGTCTTGAGGCTGACATCGCAATAGACGGCAATCGGCTCGGCCAGACCGAAGGGGCATACGCCGCCGACAGGATGGCCGGTAATCGCCTCGACGTCTTCGAGCGACAGCATGCGCACCTTGCCGCCGAAGGTCGCCTTGGCCTTCTTGTTGTCGATGCGGGCATCGCCGCGGGCAACCAGCAGGAAACGTTCGTCCCTGACCGAGAAGGAAAGCGTCTTGGCGATCTGCGCGGGAGCCACGTCATGGGCGGCGGCGGCCTCTTCCACCGTGGCGCTGCTGGCCTCCGTCTCGATGATGGCGAGGTCGGGGGCGGCGGCGGCAAGGTGGGCGCGAACGCTGTCGATACTCATGGAAACGTCTCCGC
Proteins encoded in this region:
- a CDS encoding YbaK/EbsC family protein — translated: MSIDSVRAHLAAAAPDLAIIETEASSATVEEAAAAHDVAPAQIAKTLSFSVRDERFLLVARGDARIDNKKAKATFGGKVRMLSLEDVEAITGHPVGGVCPFGLAEPIAVYCDVSLKTFDVVYPAAGARNAAVRIAPERIAEITGAAWVDVCQEPAH